Sequence from the Chloroflexota bacterium genome:
TTCGTACGTGAGCAACTCGACCGGATTCGTCACCACGCTCTCGCGCGGCAAGATAGCGTGAAGCGATTTTGTTATTTCGGCAGTTGGAGTTTGCATCAGACTCCTTGATGTAGGGCAAGTTACCAACTTGCCAAGTAACGCAAGTTGGAAACTTGCGCTACTGGTCCATCGCTTGGTACGACATATCGAGCAATTCGACGACGTGCTTGACCTGGGATTTCAACCCAGCTTTGCGCGTGCCCGCGATCAATTGCATGTGGCAGCCGACATTCGTCGTGATGATCATTTCCGCGCCCGTCGAAGCAATGTCCGCCATTTTCGCGTCGAGCACCTGGTCTGCCGTTTCAGATTGCGCGATGTTGTACACACCCGCGCTCCCGCAACACCGATCCGGCAACTTGAGTTCGACGAGTTCGACGCCGGGAATGCTCTTGATCAAATCGCGCGGTTGCTTGGCGACTTTTTGCACGTGGCGCAAATGGCACGAGTCCGAGTACGTCGCGCGAATTTTCACTTCGCCTTTGGGCGGCACGTTGAAATGCGCGGACAGAAATTCAGAAACGTCCTTGACCTTCGCCGCAAATTTTTTCGCCTTATCCGCGTACACCGGATCGTTGCGGAATAGATGCAAGTATTCTTCTTTGAGCGTTGCGCCGCACCCGCCCGCGTTCGAAATCACCGCGTCGTACTCGCGCGCGAGAAACGCATCAATGTTTTTCCGCGCGAGTTGCTCGACCAACGCGTGCTCGCCGACGTGCAACTGCGCCGCGCCGCAACACGTTTGCCCGGCGGGAAAGTGCACCGTGTAGCCGTTGCGTTGCAGAACGCGAATCGTCGCCGCATTGACCGGCGCGAGAAACGCTTCCTGGATGCAACCGATAAAGAATGCGACCTCGCCGCGTTTTTCGCCGATGGCTGGCGCGGGTTCGCGATAATCGCGATATTCGGGCACGATGGGCGGCAGAATCGCCTCCATCGTTTTGAGCGGGCGCGGCAAGATATTGAGCGCGCGCACGAGTTTCTGCAAACCGATGATTTGATACAGCCACATCAAACGCGCCATCGCTTTGAGCCGATCCAGGTGCGGCATCATCTCGCGCAAACCCAGCCAACGGACAAATCGTTCGAGCGTCCCTGGTTGGTGGTTCGCCATGATGACTTGATGCGCGCCGTCCACGAGCGCGCCGTACTTGACGCCCGACGGACACGCGGTTTCGCACGAGCGACACGCGAGACACAGGTTGATGTGTTTCGCAAACGCATCGTTGAACTCGTCCAACTCGATGCGACCTTCGGAGACCGCGCGCATCAACGCGATGCGACCGCGCGGCGCGTCCATCTCGGTGCCGAACACGGCGTACGTCGGGCATGACTGCAAACACAAGCCGCAGTGAATGCACTGCGCCAATTTTGTTTTGTAATCGGGAGACTGCATTAGTTCGATGTTGTGAATCATTATAAACCTCAGTATGGTCTGATCGTTGCATGGTTCGAGCGTGCTCGTCCGCGCACGATTATACTACGAGCCGAGCGCATAACACAAATTCACTTTTGACCTTGCGAAGGTTCAGAACCTTCGCAAGGTTTTTCCATCGGCGTTTGCCAAAGCGCATGAAAAAGCATACAATTGCGCGCGATGGATCTATTCGAACACCACCGCCGCGAATTGAACAAGACCGGCGCGCCGCTCGCCGCGCGCATGCGTCCGCGCACGCTCGACGAGTACGTCGGACAAGAGCACATTGTCGGACCGGGCAAGCTCATGCGCCGCGCGATTGAATCGGACAAACTCTTTTCCTCGATCATCCTCTGGGGTCCGCCCGGCACCGGCAAGACAACGCTCGCGATGATCATTGCGAACACGACCAAATCGCATTTCGAGACGATCAGCGCGGTCACCGCCGGCGTCGCCGATATTCGCCGCCTGATCGCAGAGGCAAAAGAACGGCGCGGAATGCACGGCATGCGCACGATCGTGCTCGTGGACGAAATTCATCGCTTCAACAAAGCGCAACAAGACGCGCTCCTGCCCCACGTCGAAGATGGCACGATCATTTTGATCGGCGCGACGACCGAGAATCCGTACTTTGAAGTGATCTCTGCGCTCGTTTCGCGTTCGCGCGTGTTTCAACTGCGCCCCCTCGACGACGTACAAGTCACCGCGCTTTTGCATCGCGCGCTCGCGGACAAGGAACGCGGGTACGGCAACCAGCAAATCGAAATCGCCGACGACGCGCTTGCACACTTGGTTGATATTTCCGGCGGCGATGCGCGTTCCGCGCTCAACGCGCTCGAACTCGCGGTCGAGTCCACGCCGCCCGGCGAAGACGATATCCTTCGGCTCGACCTGACGGTTGCGGAAGAAGCGATTCAGCGCCGCGCGATTCGGTACGATCGCGCGGGCGACGAGCACTACGACACGATCAGCGCGTTCATCAAATCGGTGCGCGGTTCGGATCCCGATGCCGCGCTCTACTGGCTCGCGCGGATGATCTATGCGGGCGAAGATCCGAAATTTATTATGCGCCGCTTGCTAGTTCTCGCGGCAGAGGACATCGGGCTTGCCGATCCGGCTGGCATCATCGTCGCGTCCGCGTGCGCACGCGCGCTCGAATGGTGCGGGTTGCCGGAGGCGCAGTATCATCTCGCCGAAGCGACCTTGTACCTGGCGACCGCGCCGAAAAGTAATTCGTGCGGGGCGTACTGGAAAGCGCTCGCCGAGGTCGAAGCCGAAGGCAAGATCGAGGTGCCGAATCATCTTAAGGATTCGTCGCGCGACGGCAAGGCGCTCGGACACGGCAAGGACTACAAATACCCGCACGAATTTCCCGGTCATCACATCGAACAACAGTACCTGCCCGACCGTTTGCGCGGCAAACGCTTTTACGAGCCGAGC
This genomic interval carries:
- a CDS encoding (Fe-S)-binding protein — translated: MIHNIELMQSPDYKTKLAQCIHCGLCLQSCPTYAVFGTEMDAPRGRIALMRAVSEGRIELDEFNDAFAKHINLCLACRSCETACPSGVKYGALVDGAHQVIMANHQPGTLERFVRWLGLREMMPHLDRLKAMARLMWLYQIIGLQKLVRALNILPRPLKTMEAILPPIVPEYRDYREPAPAIGEKRGEVAFFIGCIQEAFLAPVNAATIRVLQRNGYTVHFPAGQTCCGAAQLHVGEHALVEQLARKNIDAFLAREYDAVISNAGGCGATLKEEYLHLFRNDPVYADKAKKFAAKVKDVSEFLSAHFNVPPKGEVKIRATYSDSCHLRHVQKVAKQPRDLIKSIPGVELVELKLPDRCCGSAGVYNIAQSETADQVLDAKMADIASTGAEMIITTNVGCHMQLIAGTRKAGLKSQVKHVVELLDMSYQAMDQ
- a CDS encoding AAA family ATPase, yielding MDLFEHHRRELNKTGAPLAARMRPRTLDEYVGQEHIVGPGKLMRRAIESDKLFSSIILWGPPGTGKTTLAMIIANTTKSHFETISAVTAGVADIRRLIAEAKERRGMHGMRTIVLVDEIHRFNKAQQDALLPHVEDGTIILIGATTENPYFEVISALVSRSRVFQLRPLDDVQVTALLHRALADKERGYGNQQIEIADDALAHLVDISGGDARSALNALELAVESTPPGEDDILRLDLTVAEEAIQRRAIRYDRAGDEHYDTISAFIKSVRGSDPDAALYWLARMIYAGEDPKFIMRRLLVLAAEDIGLADPAGIIVASACARALEWCGLPEAQYHLAEATLYLATAPKSNSCGAYWKALAEVEAEGKIEVPNHLKDSSRDGKALGHGKDYKYPHEFPGHHIEQQYLPDRLRGKRFYEPSDQGREKDIAARLAKWRGEKKE